A part of Babylonia areolata isolate BAREFJ2019XMU chromosome 6, ASM4173473v1, whole genome shotgun sequence genomic DNA contains:
- the LOC143282829 gene encoding radixin-like: MPRPVNVRVTTMDAELEFAIQPNTTGKQLFDQVVKTIGLREIWFFGLQYLDSKGYSTWLKLNKKVLSQDVKKESPMQFRFRAKFFPEDVSEELIQEITQRMFFLQVKEGILSDEIYCPPETSVLLASYACQVKYNDFTSRDKIGTDRLLPQRVYDQHKLSKEQWEDRIASWWEEHKGMLREDAMMEYLKIAQDLEMYGVNYFDIKNKRGTDLLLGVDALGLNVYEKEDRLTPKIGFPWSEIRNISFNDKKFVIKPIDKKAPDFVFYAPRLRINKRILALCMGNHELYMRRRKPDTIEVQQMKAQAREEKLAKQQERAQMERMRLEAQESERVRKELEEKLKRMQEEQDRTTKDMQDLQARIREKDDKMAELLTLREELEAERRRAEELRLEMERSHEMEQSERQKLAEELESAQRNLQEKLSDIEVKEQNVSELHSELEAARREAEERNEELHRVKVEKTQREQELQEKLQEQLQLRSEMHTTHDENDEPEENNKNEYGGELQVDEELASKPRAEEERLTEAEKNEKLQKQLELLKADLGKERLDDVQVTKNDELHAENVRQGRDKYKTLKQIRQGNTKRRVDEFESM; the protein is encoded by the exons ATGCCACGTCCG GTTAACGTTCGCGTCACTACCATGGACGCAGAACTTGAGTTTGCCATTCAACCAAACACAACTGGCAAACAACTCTTTGACCAG gtgGTGAAGACAATTGGTCTTCGGGAGATCTGGTTTTTTGGTCTCCAGTACTTAGACAGTAAAGGCTATTCCACATGGCTGAAACTTAATAAAAAG GTGCTCAGTCAAGATGTGAAGAAGGAAAGTCCGATGCAGTTCAGGTTCAGAGCAAAGTTTTTCCCAGAGGATGTGTCTGAGGAACTGATTCAGGAGATCACACAG CGCATGTTCTTCCTGCAAGTGAAGGAAGGTATCTTGAGTGATGAGATCTACTGCCCTCCAGAGACCTCAGTGCTGCTGGCCTCATATGCCTGTCAGGTCAAATACAATGACTTTACATCCAGGGACAAAATTGGCACCGATCGTCTTCTACCACAGAG AGTGTACGATCAGCACAAGCTGTCCAAAGAACAGTGGGAAGACAGAATAGCAAGCTGGTGGGAAGAACATAAAGGAATGCTGAG GGAAGATGCCATGATGGAGTATTTGAAGATCGCTCAGGATCTGGAGATGTATGGTGTGAACTACTTCGACATCAAAAACAAACGCGGCACAGACCTCCTTCTGGGTGTTGATGCTCTTGGCCTTAATGTTTACGAGAAAGAAGACAG ATTAACTCCAAAAATTGGTTTTCCCTGGAGTGAAATCCGGAATATATCTTTCAACGACAAGAAGTTTGTCATCAAACCCATCGACAAGAAGGCACCAGACTTTGTGTTCTACGCCCCTCGCCTGCGCATCAACAAGCGCATCTTGGCACTGTGCATGGGCAACCATGAGCTGTACATGCGCCGCCGCAAGCCTGACACCATTGAGGTGCAGCAGATGAAGGCCCAGGCACGCGAGGAGAAACTGGCCAAGCAGCAAGAGAG GGCTCAGATGGAAAGGATGAGGCTGGAAGCTCAGGAATCTGAGCGGGTGCGGAAAGAACTTGAGGAGAAACTGAAACGAATGCAAGAGGAACAAGACCGTACCACTAAAG acatgcAGGACCTGCAGGCCAGGATCAGAGAGAAGGACGACAAGATGGCCGAACTGCTGACCCTCCGTGAGGAGCTGGAGGCCGAGCGTCGCCGAGCCGAGGAGCTCCGTTTGGAGATGGAGCGCTCCCACGAGATGGAGCAGTCTGAGCGACAGAAGCTG GCAGAGGAGTTGGAGTCTGCCCAGAGGAACCTTCAGGAGAAGCTGTCTGACATTGAGGTGAAGGAGCAGAACGTGTCGGAGCTGCACTCGGAGCTGGAGGCAGCCCGGAGGGAGGCAGAGGAGCGCAATGAGGAGCTGCACCGCGTCAAGGTGGAGAAGACCCAGCGTGAACAGGAGCTGCAGGAGAAGCTGCAAGAGCAGCTGCAGCTGCGCTCCGAGATGCACACCACGCACGACGAGAATGACGAGCCcgaggagaacaacaagaacgaatACG gtggaGAGCTGCAAGTTGATGAAGAGTTGGCATCCAAGCCCCGTGCTGAAGAAGAGCGACTGACAGAAGCTGAGAAGAATGAAAAATTGCAAAAACAGCTTGAG TTGCTGAAAGCGGACTTAGGAAAGGAGCGTCTGGATGATGTgcaagtcaccaagaatgatgaactCCATGCTGAGAATGTGCGGCAAGGGCGCGACAAGTACAAGACACTGAAGCAGATCCGCCAGGGCAATACCAAGCGTCGAGTAGACGAGTTTGAATCCATGTGa